One genomic region from Plasmodium berghei ANKA genome assembly, chromosome: 4 encodes:
- a CDS encoding heptatricopeptide repeat-containing protein, putative, producing the protein MLKHIYLRIINVEKSLKKININNKLDSNLKHSKSKDNLYEQIYKEKKNNFIERNINNYYHIENEDAVLEKCSETCGNSNLHTSVNISNNRNNQIENILNMENVKSIQNNNRGKCEEEVLLTELDQNVDLKKRNCTDMNKLNKQNKMDELNLILNYSSIQVIKSLNVKHDYINCKEYFMSLSLICNQLAIYNYRNPNFWNILSIKLIYILKIKNIYKTFCIRWLALILNSFGRVHFLNKAFMKSSAIYIQNYKVEDMHSFDISQIVNCYSKLNYIDYNLFKYFEKIIYNKIDELSYQSISNICNAYSKLNPNDTKLYNILIDKIKKNIDKFNEQELANILNAYSKLNIKYFDLFNKSLEYIFHRFYNFKPIEIAMITNAYSKCNINNKTLISYLFSYMKKHYNLFEPPELAIIANACANWNIREYKIFDIIKKGIIKKEHMLENGNVAMLLHAYGKLLIRDEYFILNIIKKKKHVISYLDSRNLTLFYVSIIKLNIDIPIEIYNNLKLNISKKLHTFTDLALVSICYSSMFYMYFDIKLISSILFLLNKRKASSRSFAHQIHVSLFVLQSIYDFYKFSFKFIICLNALLTRAYHYISQKNYYDINKSAIQKRIYPFIPKKKNITIQSEVAIGPFVVDFLLLSKDFHQYQIEKCRSIK; encoded by the coding sequence atgttaaaacatatatatttaagaaTAATAAACGTAGAAAAATcgctaaaaaaaataaatataaataataagctCGACTCAAATTTGAAACACAGTAAATCTAAGGATAACttatatgaacaaatttataaagaaaaaaaaaacaattttattgaaagaaatattaataattattatcacattgaaaatgaagatgCAGTTTTAGAGAAATGTAGTGAAACCTGTGGCAATTCTAATTTACACACATCTGTAAACATATCtaataatagaaataatcaaatagaaaatattttaaacatggaaaatgtgaaaagtatacaaaataataatagggGTAAATGTGAAGAAGAAGTTTTACTAACTGAATTGGATCAAAATGtggatttaaaaaaaagaaattgtACAGATATGAACAAGTtaaacaaacaaaataaaatggatGAACTAAATCtcattttaaattattcaaGTATACAAGTTATAAAAAGTTTAAATGTAAAACatgattatataaattgtaaagaatattttatgtcACTCTCTTTAATATGCAACCAGTTagcaatatataattatagaAATCCCAATTTTTGGAATATCTTAAGCATAAagctaatatatatattaaaaataaaaaatatatataaaactttTTGTATAAGATGGCTAgctttaattttaaattcttTTGGTAGAgtgcattttttaaacaaagCATTTATGAAATCATCCGCAATTTATATCCAAAATTATAAAGTAGAAGATATGCATAGTTTTGATATATCACAAATAGTAAACTGCTATTCTAAgttaaattatattgattataatttatttaaatattttgaaaaaattatttataataaaattgatgaATTAAGCTATCAATCAATTAGTAACATATGCAATGCttattcaaaattaaaTCCAAATGATACTAAATTATACAACATATtaattgataaaataaaaaaaaatattgataaatttaatgaGCAAGAATTAGccaatatattaaatgcatattccaaattaaatataaaatattttgatttgtttaataaatcactagaatatatatttcatagattttataattttaaaccTATTGAAATTGCTATGATTACAAATGCCTATTCAAAATGTAACATAAATAACAAGACATTGatttcttatttattttcttatatgaaaaaacattataatttatttgaacCTCCAGAATTGGCTATAATAGCAAATGCGTGTGCAAACTGGAATATAAgagaatataaaatatttgatataattaaaaagggaattataaaaaaagagcATATGCTAGAAAATGGAAATGTAGCAATGTTATTACATGCATACGggaaattattaatacgagatgaatattttattttaaatataattaaaaaaaaaaaacatgtaATAAGTTATTTAGACTCAAGAAAtttaacattattttatgtgtctataattaaattaaacaTTGATATTCCcatagaaatatataataatttaaaattaaatatttccaAAAAATTACACACATTTACAGATTTAGCATTAGTATCCATATGCTACTCTTCAatgttttatatgtattttgatatcaaattaataagttcaattttgtttttattaaataaaaggaAAGCAAGTAGTAGATCATTTGCTCATCAAATTCATGTCtcattatttgtattacaatctatatatgatttttacaaattttcATTCAAATTCATCATATGTTTGAATGCCCTTTTAACAAGGGcttatcattatattagtcaaaaaaattattatgacATTAACAAGTCAGCAATACAAAAAAGAATTTATCCATTTATtccgaaaaaaaaaaatattaccaTTCAATCTGAGGTAGCTATTGGTCCATTTGTCgttgattttttattgctAAGCAAGGATTTTCATCAATACCAGATTGAAAAGTGTAGATCAATTAAGTAA